A single genomic interval of Bradyrhizobium japonicum USDA 6 harbors:
- a CDS encoding XdhC family protein yields MKLATLHELNAERAARRPAILVTDTETGEQRLVKAADFAKDPLRAELDKQLRMGKSASVEAGGKKLFLNVYAPTAKLVIVGAVHISQALAPLARSLGYDVTVVDPRTAFASAERFPDIPLVAEWPDTALPPLDVDAYTAFVAVTHDPKIDDPALLHAFERNCFYIGALGSRKTHAKRGDRLRAQGAKDSDIARIHAPIGLAIGAVSPSEIAVSIMAEITAVLRLPPKEKEEAA; encoded by the coding sequence GTGAAGCTCGCAACCCTGCACGAACTCAACGCCGAGCGCGCCGCGCGCCGGCCGGCAATTTTGGTGACCGACACCGAGACCGGCGAGCAGCGTCTGGTGAAGGCTGCCGATTTTGCAAAAGACCCGCTGCGGGCCGAACTGGACAAGCAGCTTCGCATGGGCAAGAGCGCCAGTGTCGAAGCCGGCGGCAAGAAACTGTTCCTCAACGTCTACGCCCCGACCGCAAAGCTCGTCATCGTCGGCGCGGTCCATATCAGCCAGGCCCTGGCGCCGCTGGCGCGCTCGCTCGGTTACGACGTCACGGTGGTCGATCCCCGCACGGCATTTGCGAGCGCGGAGCGCTTCCCTGACATTCCCCTGGTCGCCGAATGGCCCGACACGGCACTGCCGCCGCTGGATGTCGATGCCTACACGGCTTTCGTCGCGGTGACGCACGATCCGAAGATCGACGATCCCGCGCTGCTGCACGCCTTCGAGCGCAACTGCTTCTATATCGGCGCGCTCGGCTCGCGAAAGACGCATGCCAAGCGCGGCGACCGGCTGCGCGCGCAGGGCGCGAAGGACAGCGATATCGCGCGCATCCACGCGCCCATTGGGCTGGCGATCGGCGCGGTCTCGCCGTCCGAGATCGCGGTGTCGATTATGGCCGAGATCACGGCGGTGCTGCGCCTGCCTCCCAAAGAAAAAGAAGAAGCGGCATGA